From a single Adhaeribacter swui genomic region:
- a CDS encoding TonB-dependent receptor: MVSCLRLILTFILVSGCFFGYAQNIKSNLITGNFKNLKFPDFVAAVETQTTYHFYYEPATVDSLLVTIQVNEKPLATILPLIFKGTTLHFAIDAENRVYITSNITLDLNLPADYFKPEDLKTAVTKTSPVNYSTEPQPGNSRSLNLAERKIYEIGRAGKSTTGQATLAGHLRDVKSGEPVIGAAVYIQSPSIGVTTDQFGYYALTLPTGRHDILIRGSGIKNTKRQVLLQGDGQLEIEVEEDITPLKEVVIEAEKDKNVAGMQMGLEKLDIKTMRQVPTAFGETDILRVVLTLPGVKSVGEGNTGMNVRGGATDQNLILFNDATIYNPAHLFGFFSAFNPDILKTVELYKSAIPAKYGGRLSSVLEIATRDGNKKEFSGSGGIGLLTSRLTLEGPIIKDKTAFIIGGRSTYSDWLLQKLPNSTFKQSSAGFYDVNAHISHEINSKNSIYATGYMSRDKFRLAADTLYKYVNQNASLKWKHIFNNKLYGVLTGAYSHYNYNITSNINPVNASELTYSINQSNIQADFNYFHNAKHTFDFGFSSILYNISPGSLKPLGVESLITTDLLEREKGLESAVYVSDRIDLTPRFSVMLGLRYSLYHALGPKQVYQYLPNQPKSESTITDTVSYNAGDVLAKYHGPEYRLSAKYALTDNSSVKVSYNRMRQYIHMLSNTAAMSPTDIWKLSDAHIRPQIGDQVALGYYRNFKSNTIETSIETYYKKMHDFVDYKSGATLLLNHHIETDVINAEGKAYGVEVMVKKLTGKINGWVSYTYSRSLVKVNTGTTTDMINKGNYYPSNFDKPHDFTLIGNYRFSRRFSTSLNFTYNTGRPITLPLAKYYVGNSTRVYYSDRNAYRVPDYYRADFAMNIEGNHKVKKLAHSSWTLAIYNLTGRKNPYSIYFKSEGTKINGYQLSVFGRPIPTITYNFKF, translated from the coding sequence ATGGTTTCTTGCTTACGCCTTATTTTAACTTTTATTCTGGTAAGTGGCTGTTTTTTCGGTTACGCACAAAACATAAAAAGTAATTTAATCACCGGAAATTTTAAAAATTTAAAATTTCCGGATTTTGTTGCGGCAGTAGAAACACAAACTACGTATCATTTCTATTATGAGCCGGCAACTGTAGATAGTTTATTGGTAACTATTCAGGTAAACGAAAAACCATTAGCCACCATTCTTCCTTTGATTTTTAAAGGCACCACTTTGCATTTTGCTATCGATGCCGAAAACCGGGTTTATATAACATCCAACATAACCTTAGATTTAAATTTACCGGCTGATTACTTTAAACCGGAAGACCTCAAAACCGCAGTAACTAAAACCAGTCCGGTAAATTATTCTACTGAACCGCAGCCGGGTAATTCGCGATCGTTAAATCTTGCTGAACGTAAAATTTATGAGATAGGCCGCGCCGGCAAAAGCACCACCGGGCAAGCAACTTTAGCCGGACACTTGCGCGACGTAAAATCTGGTGAACCTGTAATTGGGGCGGCTGTTTACATTCAATCTCCTAGTATTGGAGTTACGACTGATCAGTTTGGGTATTACGCCCTCACATTACCTACTGGCCGCCATGATATATTAATAAGAGGATCGGGCATAAAAAATACTAAACGCCAGGTTTTACTGCAAGGCGATGGCCAATTGGAGATTGAAGTAGAGGAAGATATAACGCCGCTGAAAGAAGTAGTAATAGAAGCCGAAAAAGATAAAAATGTGGCCGGTATGCAAATGGGCCTAGAAAAGCTAGATATTAAAACCATGCGCCAGGTACCTACTGCTTTTGGCGAAACCGATATTCTACGCGTAGTGCTTACTTTACCCGGCGTAAAGTCGGTGGGCGAAGGAAATACTGGCATGAATGTACGCGGTGGCGCAACAGATCAAAATTTAATTCTTTTTAACGATGCTACCATTTACAACCCGGCGCATTTGTTTGGTTTCTTTTCGGCTTTTAACCCCGATATTTTAAAAACGGTAGAACTCTACAAAAGTGCTATTCCGGCTAAATACGGCGGCCGGTTATCATCGGTGTTAGAAATTGCCACCCGCGACGGAAATAAAAAAGAATTTTCGGGCTCGGGCGGTATTGGCCTGCTTACCAGTCGGCTTACTTTAGAGGGGCCTATTATTAAAGATAAAACCGCCTTTATTATCGGGGGGCGCAGCACGTACTCCGATTGGCTTCTGCAGAAACTGCCCAACAGTACCTTTAAACAAAGTTCGGCGGGTTTTTACGATGTAAACGCGCACATTAGCCACGAAATAAATAGCAAAAATTCTATTTACGCTACGGGTTACATGAGCCGCGATAAATTTAGATTAGCCGCCGACACCCTGTATAAATATGTAAACCAGAATGCCAGTTTAAAATGGAAACATATTTTTAATAATAAACTGTACGGGGTTTTAACCGGCGCTTATAGCCATTATAATTATAATATAACCAGTAACATTAATCCGGTAAATGCTTCCGAATTAACTTACAGCATTAATCAATCAAATATTCAAGCCGATTTTAATTATTTTCATAACGCCAAACACACTTTTGATTTCGGCTTTAGTTCTATTCTTTACAACATCTCGCCGGGCAGTTTAAAACCCTTGGGCGTAGAATCTTTAATAACCACGGATCTTCTGGAACGGGAGAAAGGCTTGGAAAGTGCAGTATACGTTTCTGACCGGATTGACTTAACGCCCCGTTTTTCTGTGATGCTGGGTTTACGTTATTCGTTGTACCACGCACTGGGTCCCAAACAGGTGTACCAATATTTGCCCAACCAGCCTAAGTCCGAAAGTACCATTACTGATACGGTAAGCTATAATGCCGGCGATGTACTAGCCAAATACCACGGCCCCGAGTACCGGCTCTCGGCAAAATATGCCCTCACTGATAACTCGTCGGTAAAAGTAAGTTATAACCGGATGCGCCAGTACATACACATGCTGTCGAATACAGCCGCTATGTCGCCGACTGATATCTGGAAATTAAGTGATGCCCACATCCGCCCGCAAATCGGCGACCAGGTGGCTTTGGGTTATTACCGGAATTTTAAATCCAACACCATCGAAACCTCCATAGAAACTTACTACAAAAAAATGCACGATTTTGTAGATTATAAAAGTGGCGCCACTTTGCTGCTAAACCACCACATAGAAACCGATGTAATTAATGCCGAAGGAAAAGCTTATGGCGTTGAAGTAATGGTAAAAAAATTAACTGGTAAAATAAACGGTTGGGTTAGCTACACTTACTCTAGATCGCTGGTAAAAGTTAATACCGGCACTACCACCGACATGATTAATAAAGGAAACTACTACCCCAGCAACTTTGATAAACCCCACGACTTTACTTTAATCGGCAATTACCGGTTTAGCCGCCGTTTTAGTACTTCATTAAACTTTACTTATAATACGGGGCGGCCTATTACTTTGCCCTTGGCTAAATATTATGTAGGTAACTCCACCCGGGTATATTACTCCGACCGCAATGCGTACCGGGTACCCGATTATTACCGCGCCGATTTTGCCATGAACATCGAAGGTAACCATAAAGTAAAAAAACTAGCCCATAGCTCCTGGACCTTGGCCATCTATAACCTAACCGGACGAAAAAACCCGTATTCCATTTATTTTAAATCAGAAGGCACTAAGATTAACGGGTACCAGCTTTCTGTTTTTGGGCGGCCTATTCCAACTATCACCTATAATTTTAAATTTTAG
- a CDS encoding DUF4249 domain-containing protein — MFRLKRPWIVLYSYFLLLALSNCVDPFDPQVKNIPQSFLVVDGFINAQGVTTIKLSRTVNLSADSIAPPESNATVYIEEEDGAPIYLAEQQAGTYTSGSLNLNFLKNYRLHLKLASGKEYTSDYTLIKTTPPIDEVTWESKSNGLQIYVNSHDASKATQYYHWQYEETWEYTAAYQSPLEYSNGTIISRKEDIYRCWNTQLSNAIRIASTARLSQDVVSNYPLVIVPSNSIKLGVRYSILVKQYALSPEEYLYYEMLQKNTENIGSLFDPLPTQLTGNIHAVADPTEPVIGFVGAYSETQKRIFVNHDELPKTWDIDYESCVAPDSIVIDNLFYRNLAEVENHFSTGIYLPLTPIFSKGIPRLIGYTATAAGCADCRLKGTNVKPDFW; from the coding sequence ATGTTCCGATTAAAACGCCCCTGGATAGTGCTGTATAGCTATTTTTTATTGCTGGCCTTAAGCAATTGCGTAGACCCTTTTGACCCGCAGGTAAAAAATATACCACAAAGTTTTTTAGTAGTAGATGGCTTTATTAATGCCCAGGGAGTTACTACCATTAAACTATCCCGGACGGTAAATTTAAGCGCTGATTCTATTGCACCCCCAGAAAGTAATGCCACGGTTTACATTGAGGAGGAAGACGGTGCCCCCATTTATTTAGCAGAACAGCAAGCCGGCACTTATACTTCGGGTAGTCTAAATTTAAATTTTTTAAAAAATTACCGGCTACATCTAAAATTAGCTTCTGGCAAAGAATACACTTCGGATTATACCCTTATTAAAACAACGCCACCTATTGACGAAGTTACCTGGGAAAGCAAAAGTAATGGCTTGCAGATTTACGTAAACAGCCACGATGCGAGTAAAGCTACCCAATATTACCACTGGCAGTACGAAGAAACCTGGGAGTATACCGCCGCCTATCAGTCGCCGCTGGAGTATAGCAACGGAACCATCATCAGCCGGAAAGAAGATATTTACCGATGCTGGAACACGCAACTTTCTAACGCCATCCGGATTGCCAGTACGGCTCGGCTTAGTCAGGATGTGGTTTCTAATTACCCTTTGGTTATTGTTCCTTCTAACTCTATAAAACTAGGGGTACGGTACAGTATTTTGGTAAAACAATATGCGCTTTCGCCGGAAGAGTACCTGTACTACGAAATGCTGCAGAAAAATACCGAAAACATTGGTTCTTTGTTCGACCCGTTGCCAACCCAGTTAACCGGCAACATTCATGCGGTAGCAGATCCCACGGAGCCAGTAATTGGTTTTGTAGGCGCTTATTCCGAAACGCAAAAAAGAATATTTGTTAACCACGACGAACTACCAAAAACCTGGGATATCGACTATGAAAGCTGCGTTGCCCCTGATTCTATCGTTATCGATAATTTATTTTATCGCAATCTTGCAGAGGTAGAAAATCACTTTAGCACCGGTATTTATTTACCCTTGACTCCCATTTTTTCTAAAGGCATACCCCGGTTAATCGGGTACACCGCCACAGCCGCTGGCTGCGCCGATTGCCGCCTGAAAGGCACCAACGTAAAACCTGATTTCTGGTAA